From Bombus huntii isolate Logan2020A chromosome 4, iyBomHunt1.1, whole genome shotgun sequence, one genomic window encodes:
- the LOC126864576 gene encoding uncharacterized protein LOC126864576, with protein MNSAELVIISMAACYRDQRRMGQMIDQMKILASNLDELRAEINALRNTYLRNEEDLPHANDFKRNRSSEINILHKLRRYMRKVTNIYTLRKRQKRDKIRESYYPCTNMDPALPTFLNCIIRTRKKENMLQIPARIKYLKSQGNQTNENVGSRHYITKRPSASMDTENTNYHGSLFTKHGNEQYNKIIFPKQNTTLVPHCSEISCELDFQIENSIFSSGSNVNIFSDSYTLKNCPENTKVVLSNGNNKQSATKCTQTRIAKLGRKSKNFNFYSKRPNLCFSKIKNAVIEKRIIRNSNERTFTIRREVNNTKNYPNLKKNRSEQCSCRKKRNNFTQLNGENTGGQNFPIEKNIKKIKNNLSIKNMLENLLPVTEPELSSSLLSLELDINISNNSSNIEEFSERRKPRTYIIRQTTQECNRNNWLNNFEKSVVCVEHTSDLTLSSYSFSNHNVHFN; from the exons CCGAGCTAGTTATAATCAGTATGGCGGCATGTTATCGCGATCAACGAAGAATGGGTCAAATGATCGATCAAATGAAAATACTTGCCAGTAATTTGGATGAGTTACGTGCTGAAATTAATGCATTAAGAAATACTTACTTGCGAAACGAAGAGGATCTTCCACATGCAAATGATTTCAAACGAAATAGGAGTAgcgaaattaatattttacataaattaagAAGATATATGAGGAAAGTAACAAACATATACACATTGAGAAAAAGACAAAAACGTGATAAAATTCGAGAG TCTTATTATCCCTGTACGAATATGGACCCTGCATTACCTACGTTTTTAAACTGCATCATTCGTAcccgaaaaaaagaaaatatgttaCAAATACCAGCTAggattaaatatttgaaaagtcAAGGCAACCAAACGAACGAGAATGTCGGAAGTCGGCACTATATAACGAAACGTCCATCAGCATCTATGGACACTGAAAATACAAACTATCACGGATCATTATTCACAAAACATGGAAATgaacaatataataaaataatatttccaaaaCAAAATACAACTCTTGTTCCACATTGTTCCGAAATAAGTTGTGAATTAGATTTCCAAATTGAAAACTCAATATTTTCCTCTGGATCCAATGTGAATATTTTTTCAGATTCGTatactttaaaaaattgtccagaaaatacaaaagtagTTTTGTCAAATGGTAATAACAAGCAATCTGCAACAAAATGTACGCAAACAAGAATAGCAAAACTGGGACGAAAGtccaaaaattttaatttttattctaaacGACCTAATCTTTGCTTTTctaaaataaagaatgctgtgattgaaaaaagaattataaGAAATTCGAATGAGCGTACGTTTACGATACGTCGAGAAGTCAATAATACGAAGAATTATccaaatttgaagaaaaatcgTTCTGAACAATGTTCGtgtagaaagaaaagaaacaattttacCCAATTGAATGGTGAAAACACGGGTGGACAAAATTTTCCCatcgaaaaaaatataaaaaaaattaaaaataacttatCTATAAAAAACATGCTCGAAAATCTACTGCCTGTTACAGAACCAGAGTTATCGTCTTCGTTACTTTCTTTGGAGttagatattaatatttctaataattccAGTAACATCGAGGAATTTTCAGAACGTAGAAAACCAAGAACTTATATAATACGTCAAACAACACAGGAATGTAATCGAAATAACTGGTTGAATAATTTTGAGAAGAGTGTCGTTTGTGTGGAACATACTTCCGATTTGACCCTTTCTTCATATAGTTTTTCTAATCACAATGTTCATTTTAATTAA